One Ranitomeya variabilis isolate aRanVar5 chromosome 4, aRanVar5.hap1, whole genome shotgun sequence genomic window, cctcatgtcggctttacatcagcaccatttgtaaaatgttaatttattttgttagcattttggaaggtttaaaaatgtagcagtaatttttcattttttcaacgaaACTTCCataacttttattatttatttatttatttttttttatggacatATTAAGTCTTAAAGTGACTTTGGGAGTACTATATATtggaaaatccccaaaagtgataccattataAAAACCGCACCCTTCAAAGTATGTAAAATTGTTttcaggtagttcattaacccttcaggtgcttttcgggAATTAATGCAACGTGGCATAACGGGAATGAAGAAATTTATGTTTACCATCAAAATGTTGATAACTTCTGAGCAGGCCACTGCATTCAGCAGACTCATCGGCCATTATTcggcatgaattgccatggcaaacatcaagacCAAACCATCAAGCTCTGAgtgctgatggggttaaagagggacccccccacacactctgttaaccatctagatgctgtagtcattgACAGCATCATTTAAGGGGTGAAACAACTATAGTCTATACCAACACAAATTGGATTGTTGGATTGTCACCCgtcggggatgctagtctcttatatctcaggtcagtaaaaagaagtATTgggggtcactaaggggttaatgcagaCAACATATAGACTGATCTGCCATGACCTGTCTAATATTGTGTAAATTCCCGGCGTGCCACCAAAACAGCTTTGACACtttctaaaggggttgtccagtcttgtggtggtagtctgcagtcattctgtgactgcagacttctgaatccttacagtacGCCACCCTGTGCCATCAGGATTCTCCTGTGTCACTGCCAAGACCAGGCGGTCAAGTCACTGAAAGTATATGATTTCCAGACTTTCAGCCACATTCCGACTGAATGTGCTCAgacttgctcaattcacttgtatttagCAAGGCCGAGTACATCTAGTCAACGTGTGACCACATGTAAGCGAATCGCATACTTGCGGTTACGTGACCACCTGATCTCTGCAGTGACACCAAAGAATCCAGGCGCCGTGTCATTCCcacactgtaaggattcagaatTCTGCAGACTTTCTTCACAAGATTGGACGATCCGTTTAAGACATCTGAAGGTTACATTTTGGTTTCCGGAACGAAGTCCTATAAGCCTCCATGGATTGGACTTGTTCTTCTAGCACATCCCACCCATGGGATCAGTTGGATTGTGTTATTACCTTGATAATAAGACAATTGCCATTATTCTGCTGAAAGAGACACTGCCATTAGGGAATACTGCTGCCATACTTGCCCTGCACAGTGTTTAGGTAGGTGGTACATGTAACATGTCACATCAACATGAGTGCCAGGATCTATGGTTTCCCAGCATAACATTGCCCAGTGCATCCCACTTTCTCCACCTATTTTTCTTCTTCCAATTGTGCATTCTGGTGCCCTTTATTCCCTAGGTACACACAACTGTACCCATAAGACTTGGTCTTCTTAATCCAATACTCTAGGTTCCAGACTTTGCTCGTTTGCTTTTTGGCACTGTGTACATGAATACCGATTATGCTTTGTGGTATACGCTCTtctcaagaaaaaaaaatagtaaccATAAATAATTTGATCTTTTCAGGATCTCTGACGGAATGTTACGATGAACTTGGAACACGATACCAGCTCCCGGTGTACTGCCTGGCTCCTCCTGTTAACCTCATCATGGAAAGAAGTGATGAAGATGGCACAGATGCCCCCGAACCTGCCCCTAACAATAGGCGGGAATTCCAGCTCAAGGTCCGTCTTTCCACCGGTAAGGATGTTAAACTCAACGCAAGCATGACGGACACTATTGGCCAACTGAAGAAGCAACTACATTCCGTGGAGGGCATCGAGCCTTGTTGGCAGCGATGGTTCTTTTCTGGAAAACTTCTTACGGACAGAATTAAACTACAGGAGACTAAAATTCAGAAGGACTTTGTCATACAAGTTATTGTAAACCAACCAGCGGAAATCCAGAACTGAATGAACACATTAAAGCCCGCAAAATCTGAATGTCTGAGATGCTGGGACTCTTGGAAGGCAATGAAAGGCTGGCTGCTAGGTCCTTCTCTCCTTTCTCGTTTTCCCTTTGTCACTTTTGATGGCCTCCTTGAGACACAATGGGAATTGGAAGCAGAAGTGACCCCCACAACTCCCCACCCATACCAAAATGCTGCACTATTTCTGTTTCTATGATTGCACATGAGATCCACCTCATACTAATAATGTTCTAAGCATGATTGTAACCATTGACCTATTTTCTGAAATGGCACAGAACGATTGGGTGGGTGTTTAGTGTGTAGTAATTTGGATGGTCAGTATATCAGCAATACTGCAACAAAGATTTTAGCTTAAGTTCTTGAATTTATTctattttttacaaacttttttttgcatttactccataaataagaaaaaataaatcacCAGTAAAGCTAGTCTTGATCTGAATTCCGGAACCTTTGGACAGGGATGGTGCGTGCAGTTTTTGGAAAACTACAGCAATATTTTTCCAATCCTGTACAATCCCTTAAATCATGATTAAATGGGACAACTCTGGGTATTCATTGATggtgatatttttttttaataattttatggTGAAGTGCTATCTTAAaattgttggatttttttttttttttttttttttttttttattatagaacTGTGGTTGCCAAGGATTTACTGGGTTTTAATGTTGGGACAAACCAACCCATGTGATTTTTGCCACATCTCGACTCCTAAAATACCactcctaagggctgtcccacacgtccagataattccggtaccggaataaatcggtaccggagttatccgtgtccgtgtgcctgggaactcacggaggccatacctgcggcacacgtgtgccgcccgtatggcgagtgggtaccacacggagcgtgtggtacccactctgcatggtgctgaagctgcgattcatatcatccctgcagcaacgtttgctgcagggaaaatatgaagaatagtgtttaaaataaagatccatgtgtccgccgcccccccaccccctgtgcgccccccccgctggtcagaaaatactcacccggatcccccgtcggcagtcgctccttcctggtctggccgcagcttactgtatgcggtcacgtggggccgctcatttacactcatgaataggcggctccgcccctattggaggtggagccacatattcatgagtgtaatcggccgcatacagtagagaagccgcggccagaccaggaaggagcgactgccgacgggggacccggataagtatttgctgaccagcggggggggcgcacagggggtgggggggcggcggacacatggatctttattttaaacactatcattcatattttctctgtagcaaacggtgctacagggaagatatgaatggcggcttcagcaccatgtgggggggacagcgcttactgtagcgctgtctccggcacgccacacggaccccagacggagaatgtccgtgtgaggtgcgtgttttacacggacccattgactctattgggtccgtgtaatccgtgcgctcccacgaacactgacatgtctccgtgtttggcacacggagacacggtccgcacacggtccgcacaaaatcaatgacatctgcacagatgcattgatttttatgggtctacgtgtgtcagtgtctccggtacgggaggaaactgtcacctcacgtaccggagccactgacgtgtgaaaccggcctaacacagatGTGTACAACCAGTTTACAAGAATTTTGGGACCCAGTCCATATTTAacaatatttgttgtttttttgttgttgcttttttCTAGTTTCTTTAAACATTTTAGTTGTTATAATGTCGCCTGCCATCTTATGAGATTATGTCCATAGACGACAAATGTTTCAATGAACATGTTGTGCCTAATTAATGAATAAAACTGGAATGTTTTGTATTTAATTAACTCGTACTGCTAAAATCACAATTTCCAAGCCCCgatacacgatgcggattttgctgcgggtccgcagcagtttcccatgagtttacagtacaaggtaaagctatgggaaaccgaaaacgtggTGCCCATGCTActgaaaaaacacgcggaaacgcagcggtttacattccgcagcatgtcaattctttgtgcggaatccgcagcggttttacacctactccatattagaaaaccgcagtggaatccgcacaaaaaccacggtaaatccgcaggaaaaacgctgtgtttttgccctgcggacttatcaaatccgctgcggaaaatttcacagtggaccattctacgtgtgcacataccctaaagcactGTGTGACTGATATCTGCCAGGCAGGTAAACATTAGCACTTTTCTTTGCATGAGATCTGTACATCCATTTATGCTCGGCTCCAGGATATTTTCCcataattttaaaaatggtgcAAATATATAGGCTATGGTCatacgttgcgtttttttctgcaagcaaaaccagctctcttggcagtaaataagctgcttacaaaaagaatGTTATTGTTGCAGTGGTTTTTtggtacattttttttcttctgcatGCTCAATAGTTTAGTATATTAAAAAGGAAActacaaaatgcaccaaaaactcagcaaaacctgatacctgcattttttgctgtatttttgcacTTATTGGTttctttggtgaaaaaaaaaaaaacactgcaaaaatgctgaaagaagtgacatgcttccgTGTGCActtattgcatcaatgcggcgtggcatggaggagatcagcctgtggcattgctgagaggttatggaatcccaggttgctttgatagcagccttcagctcgtctgcattgttgggtctggtgtctcatcttcctcttgacaatactccatagattctctatgggggttaaggtcaggcgtgtTTGCTGCCAGTCAAGCCCAGTGATTActattgtttttacaccaggtgttggcccctgtccacactgccaaaagtaccaagtcCTGGTGGAGAATGATATTTCcacttccaaaaagcttgtcggcagagggaagcataaagtactctaaaatttcctggaagtCCAAGTAGATataatagagaatagactttatttctacgcgttttGTGGTGATCACACCATTTCCTTAGGACAGTCTGATAGACCGGTACactatcctgacaggcgagcagcgcagtctgatgccccattctcttcatctagcaaaggatcatcacatcggggcttgcagcagccgccaatgctaagtgcagtggttgcgtctcacgaatattccctttatttcggataagaccctatgtgcgctcTATATTCTTTCTAGCAACCTAGATACAAAAGGAGCTGATATCTGATGCTTGTAGTTGTGTAAACGCTCGTTTACATAATGCCAGTTAACgaaaaaaaagttgcaactttTATAAATGTATTAGTTCTCATATTGCATACGTTCTTAGCCTGtttttatacttcagagctgcattctCAATTTAACATGTTTTATAGCTCAAATTTGTTAGCATTCTTTGCTCTCTCATTGTCTGCAAAAAGTATTCTAAAAATACTACAGCACTGCATAGTAATATGATTTAAGAACTATACAGCTGTATCGTGGGAACTCCGCTAGGCTCTTAGTAGTGCACCAGGCAGCAAGATGGATGATGGTTTCCAATGACACCT contains:
- the UBTD1 gene encoding ubiquitin domain-containing protein 1, whose protein sequence is MGGCMGRPRAENQRSQSRASANTRKRAGRNEPLKKERPRWKSDYPMTDGQLRSKRDEFWDTAPAFEGRKEIWDALKAAAYAVEANDHELAQAIVDGASITLPHGSLTECYDELGTRYQLPVYCLAPPVNLIMERSDEDGTDAPEPAPNNRREFQLKVRLSTGKDVKLNASMTDTIGQLKKQLHSVEGIEPCWQRWFFSGKLLTDRIKLQETKIQKDFVIQVIVNQPAEIQN